In a single window of the Thunnus thynnus chromosome 9, fThuThy2.1, whole genome shotgun sequence genome:
- the mrnip gene encoding MRN complex-interacting protein isoform X1, giving the protein MSQQFHVLRCFTCQSFQVQQVKKVNRWSCKLCGEKQSLLKEFGRGSGAECRRHVQKLNAMRGAVMEEQEQNAWSLWKLTEEKPEEPRDDQVSRPQVSRWSKYLDAPEEEEPEAGPEENVLMDRQHFHGNNRKRKRTDSSFTPEQTGFCGRAVSLGADCQLKKGAGSSVSGWRDTTSNAPPPNKPRPQLPVSSIFESGDDFSFDL; this is encoded by the exons GTTAAGAAGGTGAACAGGTGGAGCTGTAAACTGTGTGGAGAGAAGCAGTCGCTGCTGAAG GAGTTTGGGCGGGGCTCTGGCGCCGAGTGCAGACGTCATGTTCAGAAACTGAACGCCATGAGAGGAGCCGTAatggaggagcaggagcagaACGCCTGGTCGCTATG GAAGCTGACGGAGGAGAAACCCGAGGAACCGAGAGACGACCAGGTGAGCCGCCCTCAG GTGAGCCGCTGGAGCAAATACCTGGACGctcctgaggaggaggagccagAGGCGGGGCCAGAGGAGAATGTTTTGATGGACAGGCAGCatttccatggcaacaacaG gaagaggaaaaggacagacagcagcttcacacCTGAACAG ACGGGCTTTTGTGGTCGAGCTGTTTCCCTCGGTGCTGACTGTCAGCTGAAGAAGGGGGCGGGGTCTAGTGTCAGTGGGTGGCGTGACACCACCAGCAATGCCCCGCCCCCCAACAAGCCCCGCCCCCAGCTTCCTGTTTCCTCCATATTTGAGAGCGGAGACGACTTCAGCTTCGACCTCTGA